AAATTATAGATGTTTTCAAATGGCTTTTCTGATGTTTAAACCTCTTAAATTATGTTTACTTATATACCTTTTTGTACTCTAATGACCGACTAGATTTTCAGTTTCATTTAGTTTATCACTAAAATTTTGACTCTTAATTTTTCTTCATCACCATTAATGTCTGTAATCTGAATTGATCACAAAATTTTCAGTTTATGGGGGATTAGCTACAACAGTCTAATCTGGGACAGAGGTATCGCGGATTGCTGGAAGTTTACGATATTTAGTATTGAAGCTTACATTATAAAATCTGACTCAAGCTTTCTATAACCACAACTTAGTAacagattttattttacatgAGAATTTTCAGAAGCCATTCTACTGTATGACTTGGAGATAGCAACTTTCATTATAAATTCTTGATTGGGGATTGGTGTCAAGAATTACAAATTCTTGATCTTGCCACTTAATAACCATACCTACGAGCTAGCTTTCCAATCTTCCCTTTACATTTTTTTGGAATCCCAGAGGAGTTGTAATcattttaataatcaaattttcCAATTTAGTATTTGTTTCAATGATTTTATATGTTGTGGACGGGTCGAGGTGTGGTGTGAATTAAACTCAGAATGCAAAAGTGGTGTCTCTCTCACTCAAGACCTTGCTAGAATCAGATTGTTATGTGTGTGAGATTTGCAACCATGGATTTCAGAGGGACCAGAACCTTCAGATGCAGCGATGGCGCCACAAGGTGCCGTGGAAGCTGTTGAAGAGGGAGAATCCGATGATGAAGAAGCGAACGCAGATGATTGTGTCAATGAACGCTGCAGTggcatatttaataataaaaaagctaTGCTAAAGTATGTCTAAAGTTGTCAAAGCTTGAATGCTAAAGGAACAATTGTTTTTCATATTCAtgaattcttcttctttattatcatcattttttcattttataaaatccaCGTTCTGAGAAGAAAGTACAATTGTGAATATAAATCTTGTCCATCTAGCTTTCCAAACTTCACAAGTGAAAGAAAAGCTCAGAATGTAGATAAAGTTGTTGGGAAGTGATTTTGCTGATTCTAGAATTGTAGAGAAAATTTTGGTAACAGTGTCGGAGAGGTATGAAGCATCTATAGCTTCATTGGAGAACACAAAGGATCTGTCGAAAATCACATTGGCAGAAGTGTTACATGCCCTGCAAGCTCAAGAGCAGCGAAGGTTGATGAGGCAAGATCGTGTTGTCGAAGGTGCTTTGCCCGCCAAACATCATGCAGTTGATGAAAGcaaaaaggattttttcaagaagaatcaaCCAGCAAGCAGGGAAAACAGTGCAAACAACCAaggtaaggataaaaagaaaaattatccaccTTGTCAGCATTGTGGCAAAAAAGGTCATGCACCTTTCAGATGTTGGAGGAGACCAGATGCAAAATGTAACAAGTGCAACCAGATAGGACATGAAGCGGTGATCTGCGCCAACAAAAATCACCATGATGAGGGAGCTCAGATTGCtaatcaagaagaagatgaCCAACTGTTTGTGGCCACATGCTTCTTGAGTAGCGAATCAAGGGAAAGTTGGATGATTGATAGTGGTTGTACGAACCACATGACATATGATAAGACCTTATTCAAAGATTTGAAGCCAACTAATGTCTCAAAGGTCAGAATTGGGAATGGTGGCTATATTCcagtaaaaggaaaaggaactaTTGCAATTTCAACGTGTTCAGGTATCAAATTAATATCAGATGTTCTTTATGTACCTAACATTGACCAAAACTTGTTAAGCGTAGGTTAGTTGATTAAAAAGGGATTTAAAGTGTCCTTTGAACATCAACATTGCTTTATCTATGACATTTTTGGCCGGGAAGTTCTAAGGGTTAAAATGAAAGGCAAAAGCTTTTCATTTGATCCAGCAGAGGAGGAGCATACAACCTATTTCACTCAAGTCACACCCATGGAATTCAAGCACAAGAGACTTGATCATTGTCATCTTGAAAGAatgctaaacatgaaaaaaaggaaatatgcaaaagaaaatttgaagaagtttcaaatggaGGAATGCAAATCTGCTAGCACACTaatgaatcaaaaggagaagttCAGAAAAGAAGAAGGTGTTGATAACATTGATGAAGGATATTATGGAAGCTTGATTGGATGTCTAATGTATCTCACTACAACAAGGCCAAACATTCTATTTGCTCAAaagaacaaaattgaaatttttgttgacaatcaaGTAGCTATTGCTATTGCAAACAATCCCGTGTGTCATAGGAAGactaaacatttcaacatcaaGTTCTATTATTTAATAAAGATGCAACAAAGTGGTGAAGTGAACTTAATTTATTGTAAGTCTAAAGATCAACTGGCTGACATGTTTACAAAGTCACTACCTATCAACAAACTTGAACTCAAAGAATTGGAGTTTGCAGTTCCAAaagcaaggaggagtgttggagatatacttttgtaactgcataatattttatttttcagtttttaaaataggatttagtaaataagttgatttcctatattttaggagtaagtcagttttaatggattagcctaGTCAATAAGTGGTTCCTCTTATCTTTAAGGAgtaagttagttttaatattctgttttgctaatatcttgttatctaattagtttatcttttgctatttattgtatcgctgctgagaacaatttgaataagaatagaataattctatttctTCCGTATACttattgtctctcttctctcctctgtttttttataatttcctccagAAAACCAACAGATCATAATTCTCTCTTGCATTGGCATTATCTTGTCTTGTCCTTAGTTAAGATTATTCTTATCAGCAAAATTATAATGAGTAGTTATTTTCTGACAACATTTTATGCTCTGTTCCTGCTTTTATTTAATTCCTCAGGATTTACTCTCGGATTAAATGGGTCACTTAAAAGTCCTGAGGCAAAGTGCAGAGAGAGGGAGAGACAAGCACTCCTCAACTTCAAACATGGCCTCTAAGATGACTCTGGCATGCTGTCTACCTAGAGGAACAATGACAATAATAGAGATTGTTGCAAATGGAGAGGCATTCAATGCAATGATGAAACTGGTCACGTACAAGTACTCAATCTTCATTGTCCAGATAGACATTATTTGACAGGTGCAATAAATCTCACTTCATTGATTCACTTGCAAAACATTGAACATCTGATCTCagcaataatgattttttacgATGTTACATACCGGAAGCCATGGGCTCCTTCACCAACTTAAGATATCTCAATCTCTCATATTCTGTATTTGGTGGGAGGATTCCTTCTAAACTTGGAAATCTTTCGCAACTACGATATCTAGAACTCGGGGGAAATCATCTTTGAGGAGCAATTCCTTTTCAGATGGGGAATCTCAGACAGTTACAATATCTTGATTTAGTACAAGAACTTCATCTACAAAACTGCAGTCTTATAGATAGAAGTTAATTTTCTTGTTTCATCTACTTCCACAATGaattcttcatcttctcttctcaATCAAAGGTGTAGGTGTGTGTGAAATCCTTTACCcaaacatacatataaataagaaaaaacatataaaaatgaggaatttaattaaatcaattttataaaaattagataaacaAATTCATGTTACCAAATATTCGTTTCACTATTTTGGTCATATTCGTctcactattaccaaataaaactaattaaaaatatatctgactcaaaacaaggccgtcaaagtttacaaaaaaaaaatttgttaaatagtgaaacaaattaaagtaaagtaaaataacatcatgcaatcgaaataaaaactcatgtttcaatgtcacatcttatcaaAGCATTGTGTCCTAGCGTTCTTTAGTACGAGGTTTTTTAAAGTCATCACCtaatcatctgctcccacgaacacaatgttcaagatcatcacaggatccaaacacaaacaacacacaggaaGTGAATTAtcagatttttaaataaaatagatataaataaagccataatcaaaataaattataaaagtatttataacatagtttaacttaatacaatccacgtTACTTcaccattttatcatttaaaattcatttttcaataacCAATcatattacacatgaatcacacactggAGTCAAGATGTAACAAtattcatcaatttcataataaacaattcacaGACATTATGTAACAATTATACTAaaactcaagcctatatgcaatgtagtATCATGTCAATAAAAACTACACTGAGGAGCTTAAGAGtaacataacaagacacaccacacaatgggtatgtcagatcattcttactaagtaaaattatAAGGTGACCAATCAAAGTCACTTTGCTTTGTAAGAatactccaaccatatgagatcaatataggcttaaaggagcattTAAATCGAGTGCTTTTACTCCAAGGCTTAGACTTCGAATAATCCGTTAAGGTCTCACCTTCGTGATTCAGgttcaacccctaaaataacttttgcatgcagacattgttcatgaattatataatactcATGACCTCACAttcatgtttcaaacacgtttaacacattgcgctataaTTTAATACTTTAGTTTTCTGATTAAAAATCTTACAATTTTCCTTTAACACTTTGcgcataaatatttttctaattaggaTTTGGGTCCACTTTGTCATTTTTAGTTTGAAATAGgtccatggtgaaaaattaatttggaccatgttatatttaagtattcaaaaatataaatgtatatgatataaaaaagtAGACACATAGTTTCATTAAAattacatgttttaattcttacATTAGATGAATGAGATagctttaataaatttcaaaatcatgccacatcttttattcaatttaCTTTTATGTTATCATCTATCATTCAATTTATTCCTAAAAAACGTTTacataacataaatatttacatataagaCAGGCATGACAATGAGACATTCAGTGTGATAAGTTTGACTCTATCTTCATCATTGCATAACAGAATAAGTTCACATTTAAAAAGGTGGACATATATTTCTTAAATCCATCTTCATTTCGTTTCAGTGGAGTTTTAGTGGGAACCAATCACATTCTTTATAACTTcaatttacttatatatttatgaattaattaaattttatatgttatctcttggagaaaatatttcaattcaatCGCTATTatttatcatcaacaaaatgtcatttcatatttttgttctttattatgttggagtacaagtgtgagATTAAGTTCCACATTGAGTAGAAGTGAAAAGGTTGGACATCATATAAATGTGAAAAAGACCCATAAAATTGAGCCTTAAAATTTTGGGTTAGAATGTGGTATCAGATTCACTTATGTGATAGCTTGTCCACATCAGTATAAACTTATCATTCACACTCCGGTATTTTCTCCCCTCAAATCTCCCCAACATATTAGTATactaatatttagtttttttttcatttataatttaagtttttgtttatttcttattttattaaaaaaaagaaatattttagatCTATTACCATAGATCAATTAAATGTTGATATGGCATGGAGAACTAAAAATTTATTCAGTATAAACTTATGAggataatacataaaaaaggtAACTAAcagttaacataaaaatactttttaatcacATATCACATCTTAATTAATTCGAACAAAAtcagacataaaataaaactagttttaatttaattataaacataacctacatatttaatataaaaaattattacatgattataattttttttttaaaaaaattagaccccTTTTAGATTGTGTCATCACACCTTCACGCAGGACTCAAGGTCGAACCTGGTTTGAAGTTATAGTATTTCAAGGAATAATAAGGTCACCATGATCAACTTTTATTCCTATATATACCTATGCAAGTCAGAGAGAGTGAACATAGGTTGCATTAAGGGTTTTTACTTTCCTTCCACTCAATAATTgtctatcttttttcttttcatgatgTCTAAATCATCGTCGTGGTGGAGGACATGAATGTTAGTTTGAGTACAAAATTCAGTTACTGTCCCATGCATGCTAAATGGTTGAGTATAGAAGTTGGTGGTTTCAAATTTcgtacaaatgaaaatattggaCTCAGAATAAAGCTATATTTGTCTTTTATAACTTCCAAGGGAAAAACTTGTTTTGCTCagctgaaaaataataaaagaatcacGTACAAGTAATGTCATGTGTTCTCaaataaaagtacaaaaaagaaattcattGAGATTCTGTTCTCTTTTTCTCGTTTGTTTGATACATAAAATTTAGGAGTAGGGAGcttatgttctcttcttttaaaaatagGAAAGGAATctgaaaaataagaagaaaatcgGTCCATCACCACATAAATAATTGTGGATGCTTTGCAATAATATCTTtagctctttctttctttttttataacttgacACGCGttcctatttttaaaaaaaaaaaaaaaaacttgacacacgttcttttctttttttcttttttttctttaaagatgagaagaaaaggaaaaagaaaattatgcaTGATTCTGAATTTTCTCCTCCTTAATTGTGGAGAACCACTTTATATACAATCAAATAGCATGAGATGATtgctacaaaattaattaacatagtCATTAAAATCTAAATCTACATGATCCCTTGTCTAAACTTAACGCCTATCATTAACAAACCCTCTCaacacacatatacacatacacaaataataataaataaaataaaaacaaacaaaaactaagTACTACTAACCAAAACAAACCAAATAGCAGCAtccaactttatttatttatttatatttgaacaGCGCAACATCCAACTTTATGAtataagaaaatcaagatattcaAAGTAGGGATGCCAACCTGACTCAACCGATTAACATGGTGGGTTGACTACTAATctgttcattaaataaataaataaaaatatcaaagactgtaaaaataacaaaagaaataaaactcaAGTTGTAGATTGACTCAGTTTACCACGGGATGAAGTGTCCGATCTAACAACAAGTTGAGTGATCTAAAAGTAAATCtcattaaattatgtttaacCCAACTAAATCATAACTTACATATcatcaaaacatatatatatatatatatatatatatatatattccgattaaaaaaattaaggaagagTATATATATGAACTCACATATCATGGTTCAATGACAACTATTGAGATGTAGATAGACATGTATTCTACTGATGGCTCCATGCTGTCGATCGGGACTAGAGTGTTCTATACGTTGGTTACATAGTGAAAACTTTTCCTATGTTGAGGATCTTTGTGTGGTAATCTCATAATAATCCTTTTCCTATATGAATTCTATTTTGTTGCTAGAATTTGGCCATCACTCTTTTCCTCTCTACAAGgtcaaaacaattttatatccCGAGTGCAATTTCCTCTTGaataaaactttcaaatttcTTATATCCTTGTTGtgcaatatatttaaatcaaataatgaCATTCAAATGCTTTTTCCAACATTAAATAGCCTCCATTGAAAtcgcataaaaaaaattaaataaatcaaataaaatgcatATCATGCTACATTATTTAATGAGAGGTTATTAACAAGATTATCCATGCTTTTTCCTTCCCTCTTTCAACTAAaacatcatatatttttttaatcaatacatTATTAATTGTTGAAATGTTAGTTTTGCTAGCACAAAATTAATACATCATATGGCTCACCGATTCAAATATGATATCTCACCCATTATATCAAATGAAAAACTCCAAAGCTTTATCAATATCACCATACAATCATCGTACACAAAGAGAATTGCATGTGTACAGATTACAAAAGGCTATGAAACACCTTACCCTCCTTTTGTGCTAATTACCTAAACAACTTTCTTCAACCCATGCatacatgaaaaattaaagcaaGCCTTAATTAGATAAATAGGAAACTATACTAAAGTGCACTTGATCCAATCAACTTGGTTAACCCAAAAGTGATTGCCATGGCCATCCAACCCCCAAACAAGACCCTCAAAGCAGACCTCAACACTGGAGCCTTACCCAACACAGCCCCTAACCAACCAAACACCACCAAAGCAAAAGTCACAGCAGCAACAATCACTCCAAGCCTCACCTTATATTCCCTTATAAATGACGCTGCAAGCAATGGCACCATTGCACCAACAGAAAAGGCCAAAGCTGAGGCTGCTGCTGCTTGCAAAGGGTTTGGCAAACTCTCTTTCTCTTCATTGGTGTCTTCCTCTGGATCTCTCACTCTTCTTTGGCccctttccttctccctcttcctTTGAGCAACCTCAATGTCTAGTTGTGAGTAAACAGACACAAACTCACCTATGGCCATGCTACATGCCCCTGCCACCAACCCTGCAAACCCTGATAGGATCATGGCCTTGATGTCATGCTTCACTGCTCCAACACCCATCATGATTGATGCTGTTGAGACCAACCCATCATTGGCTCCCAGAACAGCGGCGCGGAGCCATTGAGATCTTTTTGAGTAGTCAAAGGTGTCCTCATCAGATTCAATCTCTAGAGTTGTTGttgcttgttgttgttgttgctcaaGGTCGTCATTGGTTGGAAGGGCAAATTTGGCTTGGTTAAGGTTAAGGGATGCTTGATTTGATGACATGATGAGAAAGATTGAGCTAGTtaatctagaaaaaaaaaaaaaaaagataaccaATTAATAgaggatgatgaagatgatgatggggaagaagaagaagaagaagaagaggaggagggtaTGTGGAGAAAGTGTGGAGGACACACGCTACCAACAAGGGTATTTATGGATGAAATCGTCTATGTTGGAGGCAAAAGTGGGGCAACCCCACTAGTTAAAAGACAAAAGATATTATATTAACCAAATGCTATAGAAAACAATATGTATTGGGTTttaaagtataataaattttgtctcACTTATTAAAGATTGCATTAACATTATAAAGGGGGGAATAATTGAAGAGGAAAGTTTACTCAAATTGTAAATATAGTAAAAGGGTGGGTGGGACTAATTATACTTTGAGATATTATATTTACTGTGACTGGGCTTGTAAGCTTTATGGTTTCGCAAATAATTGAGGCTTTCTGCTTATAAATTAAGAAGATCGCATAATCTGTGAACATGAGTTGCTTTGGTTGCACTTTACATGAGCAATCTACACCTTTTCTCACTATATTGGGGTATGTAATTTATCTAAGGAAACAATTAACTAACCAAAACAGAATAAAGCAATCCTTGAAGTCTCATAATTTGAAAGGAAATCTTGCAGAACTGGAGATGTGACGTCATTTTTCTGAACCAAAAGCATCTGAAAGttggaaaaagaaaacagaTTAATAACTGTTTACAAAGTTGTTTGAGACCAGTGATACCCacttaaacaaaattaacaatctTAACAACAGCAAATTCAGCAGACAAATTATAATCAAGTggcagaaaaaaattatttattattaatgtaatgTCACGTACTGCTTTttgttcattaaaaaaaaaaaaaaaagatctccTCTTTTATAAAGTACCCTAACACGTATGTGAGGAGACTGTTGATCAGATAAAAAGCAGCTTCACCAGCCAATAGTATATCATTGAATCCAAGACGCAAATGAATTAAAGATAAGGGAATGatttatttgatgaaaaaaCAAAGTAAGGTTAAAAGGGAACCaaagaaattgaagattttGGATGTGTCTAAGTATAATAAGAATAAAGATTACCATACATCATCTACTTTATCGATCCCTAAAGAAGTGATCCAAAATGGGTATATATTTCAGGCAGTTATACCTCATGGCTCATGACATGAATCATAAATATGGCGTGACTCATACTAGGACAAAGATGTTGTTA
The Glycine max cultivar Williams 82 chromosome 16, Glycine_max_v4.0, whole genome shotgun sequence genome window above contains:
- the LOC100807991 gene encoding vacuolar iron transporter homolog 2-like; amino-acid sequence: MSSNQASLNLNQAKFALPTNDDLEQQQQQATTTLEIESDEDTFDYSKRSQWLRAAVLGANDGLVSTASIMMGVGAVKHDIKAMILSGFAGLVAGACSMAIGEFVSVYSQLDIEVAQRKREKERGQRRVRDPEEDTNEEKESLPNPLQAAAASALAFSVGAMVPLLAASFIREYKVRLGVIVAAVTFALVVFGWLGAVLGKAPVLRSALRVLFGGWMAMAITFGLTKLIGSSAL